The region TTGgcgtttattaatttaaaattgatatgcaatatacaacaattgaatataaaaaattgtaaaatatgcgaGCTTTGGCGGCATTTAtagcaaaaacgccgctaatatgtATTAGAATTTTCCAAAATGGTGTCGTTTCATTAcaagaatttaatttattagtgaCGTTTCTTCTGTAAACGCTGGAAAAGGTAAGATTAGTGGTGTTtatgactaaaaaatatttaatctaaaccatttgatatatttaaatattatatttaaaaaaattaataaataaataatgtaacaaattgatacggataggtaactatctattttggatatataggaccaaattataagaaataaaaataaaatacaaaaactaaaatcattacacatcgaacatctagcaaaacaattatattttagttaggaagaaatatctctaataaaatggagattagatcggaaatgaataatataaaatcatgattaacgtctcaatctttaatagaaatctAATATGTCAGAGATTAATTGCttacattggataattctaacttaataattaattacagccatttaatcatttttttcttattaaaatatacgatatttattttgagagtacttgatttttttataaaaattcaatttataaaaaataataaatttttttattccaaatgaaataattttttgcggcgtttttcttgagagtacttgatttttttttataaaaattcaatttataaaaaataataattttttttattccaaatgaaataattttttgcggcgtttttatgaaCAACGCCGCAAAATGTAAGCAATaacggcgtttttataaaaaaacgtcacaaaaataattttactttaaaaaaatagtgtCATTTTATATAGCAAAACAGTGTCGTTTTATtccaaatgaaataattttttacggtattttcaaaagataaacaatagcgacatttttataaaaacatcacagaaaataattttactttaaaaagatAGCTTCATTTTATATAGCAAAATAGTGTCGTgatttttccccaaatttcccccctaaaacCCAAAAACGAAAAAATCCCAAATTTCCCCCTAAAATGGAGGCACCAAAGACGATTCATCTTCTTTGATGAGAGTAGCAGTGTGAGGAATGAGAATTTATCTTCTCATTTTTTGAAACCTAAACCCAGAGAGATATTGAATTTTGGTAAGAGTAAGAGAAGTGGGAATGGGAATTTGTTCACAGGAAACTCTCTGTTCTTCGTGGAGAACAAGAAGAGGTCGCCTAATTCAAGAGGGAGCAACGAAGAAGCTATGCTTTCATTTACTTCAGGTGTAATTTTACCTTCATCTGGTGTGGTGAAATCAAGTGGGAAGTGTAGGAAAAAAGTAGCTGAAAGTTTTGGGTTTTGCTTCgttgattttctttttgtttcacatTTTCCTACTGACCAAACAAAGGGTAAAGATAGAATGTTATTttcctcatttttctttttgttttcttctacAATTTTCAAGTTATTCTTGGTCTCATAGTTTTCTACTTTTACTCTTTTACTAAGATTAAATGCCATCAGGATTATTATTTCCTCTAATAGATCTAGCATATCGATTTGATTAATGCTTCTTTGTTTCAGTGCTTGAGAAGCTGTTAAAAGATCATGCTGGAAAATATGCGACTGGAGATGAAGTTTCCATGGTTAGTTTCATTCTCTCCTATTTATACATGCCTTTGAATTAATgtggtttgattttatttttatttttatttttatttttatttttgacgGGGGTGCTTCCTGCAGCAATATGTGATTAAGAAAATGTAAATCAGGCATCATCTAGATGCAATTCTGCCCCTGAACTATATATGCCTTTGGATTTCAGATGAAATGAGTTAGCCATAGATCTAAGTTCTGTTTGACTTAGCTAATATCATCTTCTGTTGCTTGTTATGAAAACCTTTTAGAAGTTCACTCCTAATGTACTGTAGAATAAGAAATATCtgaaactatttattttaaaatgttctgACTAATACATAAATATGGCCTGTTGACTTTGTTTGCAGGCAGATCTGTTTCTAGCACCACAGATTCTGGCTGGGATTGAACGATTCAATGTTGACATGGTAATCTGCTTATTCCATTAACTACTAGTTTCTGCATCCAATTGATATTTGTTCACTTTTAACTCATTTGAAGTTGCCATTCCTCTCCTCACACTAAAATGCAGGCATGTATTCTTggcttttctatttgctcttatGCTTCTGAAATTTTTGTGAGTTAGAGGGAGAAATATTGCTTCATATATCACCATCCTCCTAAGATTTTTCAATGACACCAAATAAAATTTTTCAGCTCTTGACTCAGGTTTCTTTTTTACTTGGACTTGTAcacacacatatatcacattATGCAAAAGACACATATATCA is a window of Gossypium hirsutum isolate 1008001.06 chromosome D08, Gossypium_hirsutum_v2.1, whole genome shotgun sequence DNA encoding:
- the LOC107912804 gene encoding glutathione S-transferase 1, encoding MLSFTSGVILPSSGVVKSSGKCRKKVAESFGFCFVDFLFVSHFPTDQTKVLEKLLKDHAGKYATGDEVSMADLFLAPQILAGIERFNVDMLLLDFLSFSASSFSSMARYSVVTNKVSMEVVEEFILE